One window of the Ananas comosus cultivar F153 linkage group 21, ASM154086v1, whole genome shotgun sequence genome contains the following:
- the LOC109726718 gene encoding anthranilate synthase beta subunit 1, chloroplastic-like translates to MVFRLRMKKYIGELGASFEEYRNDELTVEDVKRKNPRGIFISPGPGAPQDSGISLQIVLELGPSIPLFGVCMGLQCIGEAFGGLR, encoded by the exons ATGGTGTTCCGGTTAAGAATGAAAAAG TACATTGGCGAGCTGGGAGCATCTTTTGAAGAATATCGTAACGATGAGCTAACTGTGGAGGATGTAAAAAG GAAGAATCCAAGAGGAATATTTATTTCCCCAGGACCTG GTGCACCTCAAGATTCTGGGATATCATTACAAATTGTTTTAGAACTTGGACCATCAATCCCATTATTTGGAGTTTGCATGGGCTTGCAGTGTATAGGAGAAGCTTTTGGAG GGCTGCGATGA